A single genomic interval of Lathyrus oleraceus cultivar Zhongwan6 chromosome 7, CAAS_Psat_ZW6_1.0, whole genome shotgun sequence harbors:
- the LOC127102700 gene encoding uncharacterized protein LOC127102700 produces the protein MAGENDRAIAEALAAMAQAMQAQQNPPVDEFKNLGRFLKNNPPTFKGRYDPDGAQIWLREIEKIFRVMTCTEAQKVQFGTHMLSEEAENWWDNTRQRIEVPGAEMTWVRFKTAFLEKYFPADVRCKKEMEFLELKQGNMSVADYASKFEELVQYCPHYNAADAEESKCVKFENGLRPEIKQGIGYQEIRRFPTLVNKCRIFDEDSKARTAHYRSLNFCCLSRLSSDDLRERVRG, from the exons atggctggagaaaatgaccgtgcgattgctgaggctttggctgctatggcgcaggctatgcaggcgcaacagaatccgccggtcgacgagtttaagaatttgggaaggtttctgaagaataaccctcctacattcaaagggcgctatgatccagatggtgctcagatttggctgagggaaattgagaagattttccgggtgatgacgtgtactgaagcacagaaggtgcagtttggtacgcatatgttatctgaagaggctgaaaactggtgggataatactcgccagagaattgaagtaccaggtgctgagatgacttgggtaaggttcaagacggcctttctggagaaatattttcctgctgatgtgcgatgtaagaaggagatggaatttctagaactgaagcagggtaacatgtctgttgctgattacgcttcgaagtttgaggagctggtgcagtattgtcctcattataatgctgctgatgctgaggaatccaagtgtgtcaagtttgagaacgggttgcgtcccgagatcaaacaaggtattggttaccaggagattcgtaggtttcctacactggttaataagtgccggatatttgatgaagatagcaaggctagaACTGCTCATTACAggagtctta acttctgttgttTGTCGAGGTTGTCATCTGACGATCTTcgagagagagttcgtggttga